The genomic region cctagcggctcgcaccatataaacaaacacaccccgggcatcaaatcgtgcccgccaatcacaacgcaaagtTTTTGTttagattctttgggcgggcttttgcaggagtgacgacaaagctgcgcgacgctggagaaagcgcaacagggaagatggctaccgctagtgagcagcgcgcgtttgactccgctttggaatcagttttagaagaattagacttggagttttcgttgaaacatgagcaggaagaggctctccgctcattccttttccagaaggacgttttcgctgttttgccgaccggctatggcaaaagtctgatctaccagctggctccgctcatagccaaaaggatgggctagtttgtgcagtacgaagaattaataaacagctttgaaacattactttttgattgtttcttaatttcccgttattttaaatttaagggaaattatttcaccaaacaccactaaataaaaactctcaaaaacagtttaagcaaacccttgaaaaacacttggaaaaaaatgtgtatgtggtacagactccaaacttgtggtcattatctccgaacttcttaatatctagaacctgtttattaattaatacgcattttgaaaaattatttatttcaaggcctcccccactgctttctgtcgctctgactacgtcactgttgcacagcggtttgttcctcctacccgcttcggaaatgtctacggatcgaggccagactaaagattcacatttagtctggcttgccaggctttaAAAGAATATaaggtttctgttttttttctccgaTATCCCCtggtccacactccagcccagtcggtggcggtaatgcacctttaagttggtttgccaaccgccataaatccTTAAAGAAGAAGAACGTGCAAAATGTTCCCGTTGACTTTTGTAATGCGTGTTTTCTGTGCAAGACTGACAAGGGAATCTCAGCGACGTTCTCAGTTTTGCCTCAGTCAAGCAGTCGGTTGGCCCAGCATTCAGGTAGTAGGGAAGAAACAACGGGTTGACCTGCCGTTATTAAACGAAGAAGACCTGGAGGAACAGTTTGTCCGTGGCTCCGGACCAGGCGGACAAGCAACGAACAAAACCAGTAACTGTGTGGTATTAAAACATATCCCGACTGGTGTAGTTGTAAAGGTATGTTCCTTGTTTTATTTAGGTTTTCCTGGTCGAAACATATCATTTGCGTCTGATAAACTCGTCCATGAATTGTTCTGTCTGAAGTGTGTAATTAACAGGTGTTATGCCGAGAAAAGCATGAATATGCATTCATGCTTTTCTCGGAATAACACCTGTTAATGTCTGAGGAGCATGTCTGAGGAGCgaaaacaaatgtttgttttAACGTGTGGAAATTACGGTTTCTGATTATGTAACGTCATAAAACTTTAGatatatataaacatatatatgcacacacacacacacacaggtgctggtcatataattagaatatcatgaaaaagttgatttatttcaataattccattcaaaaagtgaaacttgtaaattattcattcattcattacacacagactgatgtatttcaaatgtttatttcttttaattttgatgataactgacaactaatgaaaatcccaaattcagtatctcagaaaattagaatattacttaagaccaatacaaaaaaaaggatttttagaaatgttggccaactgaaaagtatgaacatgaaaagtgTGAGCATGTACAGCagtcaatacttagttggggctccttttgcctgaattactgcagcaatgcggcgtggcatggagtcgatcagtctgtggcactgctcaggtgttatgagagcccaggttgctctgatagtggccttcagctattttgcattgttgggtctggcgtatcgcatctttctcttcacaataccccataggttttctatggggttaaggtcaggcgagtttgctggccaattaagaacagggataccatggtccttaaaccaggtactggtagctttggcactgtgtgcaggtgccaagtgctgttggaaaatgaaatctgcatctccataaagttggtcagcagcaggaagcatgaagtgctctaaaacttcctggtagacggctgcgttgaccttggacctcagaagacacagtggaccaacaccagcagatgacatggcaccccaaaccatcactgactgtggaaactttacactggacctcaagcaacatggattctgtgcctctctagtctggctaatgcaacttcaaagctctgcgagcattggtctggcaaagatattaagcccaaccgtttcccaaagcgcgtggttgacccgcctccatgaaatgcctcagtttgctactggtcgaagccagaaaaggctgtgacgaagcttaaaccaatcacgtcactctttcctctgacgtatgtgacgcaacggaaactgcttgagtaacaggaagaagataaatacctccagggctgctctttgctccgttttcaatgaacttcctgttgaatgctttcaatacagcatctaccgctgtgtcaaaggcttgccgctgctccatgttcgtaatgtttctagtgaatgaagtgcttccggcataggcttccggtcgcagttctactacgtcactgccttgaacacgcctctacccagggccgttggagatactcaaagttgattggctcccgatttttcgggagcttggaagagctggagatagcttagattgccttgccagactaagttcgcaacaggcccccgtgttgcgtcacacttaggatgggcgggcccaggctagtgcctctcctctcttcctccagactctgggaccttgatttgcaaagaaaatgcaaaatttactttcatcacagaacataactttggaccactcagcagcagtccagtcctttttgtctttagcccaggcgagacgcttctgacgctgtcccttgttcaagagtggcttgacacaaggaatgcgacagctgaaacccatgtcttgcatatgtctgtgcgtggtggttcttgaagcactgactccagctgcagtccactctttgtgaatctccccccacatttttgaatgggttttcacaatcctctccagggtgcggttatcccaattgcttgtgcacttttttctaccacatcttttccttcccttcgcctctctattaatgtgcttggacacagagctctgtgaacagccagcctcatgagcaatgaccttttgtgtcttgccctccttgtgcaaggtgtcaatggtcgttttttggacaactgtcgagtcagcagtcttccccatgattgtgtagcCTACAGCACTAGACTGAGcgaccatttaaaggcctttgcaggtgttttgagttaattagctgatgagtgtggcaccaggtgtcttcaatattgaaccttttcacaatattctaattttctgagatactgaatttggggttttcattagttgtcagttataatcaaaattaaaagaaataaacatttgaaatacatcagtctgtgtgtaatgaatgaataatttacaagtttcactttttgaatggaattactgaaataaatcaactttttcatgatattctaattatatgaccagccgtgtgtgtatatataataggtgtgtgtgtgtgtgttatatatgcgggcgcacacacacacatacacactttatttatttatttatatatatataatatatatattagtgctgtcaagcgattaaaatatttaatcgcgattaatgtcgtgactgtcatagttaactcgcgattaatcgcaatttaaccacacatttttgtcacatgaaaaaaacattgtaattctcttatcagcataaaaaagggaatgggcttgctttgtaccaatgtttttttttttttttttttttttattgcagagcataacatgtcttgtcacagccactgacatccataacttccatattagatgagaaaaccaagggatgaaaaataaagtgcatatcactgtgaaaataaaaaaaagttttattttactcattagtttcttttgaagagaaatatttgccataaaagaagaaaaaaacagataacaaaaataaaaacattcatcatatgttcaaaaacgttcatcatagtgtggcactgtattatctaattctcattgcttataactatacacctacctggtggagatgagctgggaaactgaaggaacagtattgaaaagtatttttccagtctcacctgtgaaaggtaatcccatgtgatctcgtttggacggtaaacctgttggtacagttaaacgcagcacatgaatgaggcatctttattctcggctactgtctagacgctatgccagaggcggttgaagaatctccactttgccccatccaatatggcggcaaggatgtttatatgtctatgcctttctccatcactcacacgtactcttatggaagcagcgcgcgacaagcctcaagagGAACTacaggtgactcgcagggccaaattagaatttgcgttaacggcactatttttttttaatcgcgttaaattgagatcgtgtTAACGCGTTAtcacgttaactttgacagcacatatataaaacacacatatATTTTAGTGtgtataattttatttatatatatatatatatatatatatatatatatatgtgtgtgtattttttatatatatatatatatatatatatatatatacacacacgtgtgtgtgtgtgtgtgtgtgtgtgtatatatatatatatatatatatatatattaggcaaaaacccctcatgatatatcagcctacctcaggaatgagtgaaaacataactgatagagtcataccggctccgacgtcgcccgggtcaacaaggtctgcgtcagttgctagggaaccagggcaaactgatgagaaatgggctactggaacaagacatcgatggacgaggacagaaaatacggattggctggaatgctactatacaagcaatcccagagagaggggatacatgcagagaatgtgggaccattggatacttcgaaacccacaatcaaggttaacaaagaaacagctattagcccagtgttccaacatccataatcgaaatctgctatcacaactagagattaatgaaatacaacaacgatgctacggcaagggggagccaggaagacaggtcagcggggagatgtcatcatccccacaaccagagattgggtaccaagccccaacagctaacggcctcaacacaagagctgctgacctgagaaggaagatcgtgacccaactggaaacctggagcccccgatgaataccgaagctgagttgccaagtaccttcagaagatctactagtagatgtgaatgctgctctgaagacagtctccacaagaaccatcactgagaccaacaagctgatacacagtacagcaacagtaatcatggagatgcttggacacaaggtgggctcgggacataacaaacagtatccaccatggaagagacgattagaggccaagataaaggcagcaaggagagaagttagccagctagctgaactacagaaagggaacatggtgaataaaggggcgcctaggaagtacaactcactctccataccagaggcactcgaaactgccaaacagcgactaacagctctggccacccggttgaggagatacaccaaggaaggagaggccaggagaataaacaagctgttctccactgaaccagccaaggtgtactctcaatggcaggggaacaacaaccggtcagacccaccaagagctgaggtggaaaaatactggaaagacatatgggaaagaaaggcatcacacaacaccgatgcccaatggttagtggacctaagagctgaccacagcaacctcccagaacaagaaccagtaaccatctcaatggcagacgtccaagaaaaagagtgtcaaagatgaagagctggacagcaccaggccccgatatgatccatacgtactggctgaagaagctaactgcactccatgaacgcctagcagcacagatgaaccagctgctgagggatggaacccacccagaatggctaacccaaggcaggacagtcctaatcatgaaggacccccagaagggacccatcccatccaactaccggccaattacctgtctctgcacaacatggaaggccctgtcaggcatcattgcggcaaaaatgagtaagcatgtggctcaatacatgagcgaggcacagaaaggaattggcagtaacaccagaggagccaagcaccagctactggtcgatagaacagtcgcccgagactgtaagaagagacagaccaacctctggattgactacaagaaagcctacgactcaatgccacacacatggatactggaatgtctggaactgtataagatcaacaggaacctaaggaccttcatccagaactcaatggaaatgtggaagacaaccctagaggccaactcaaaacccattgcccaagtcaacatcaagtgcggcatataccaaggcgatgcgctatcaccactgctgttctgcataggcctgaaccccctcagtcagatcatcacgaagagcggctacgggtaccgattccgtagtggggcaacaatcagccacctgctctacatggatgacatcaagctgtatgccaggaacgagcgagaaatagactcgctgatccacaccacccggatctacagcgatgacatagggatgtcattcggattggacaagtgtggccggatggtctcaaagagaggcaagatgatccggactgaggggattgacctaccagagggcaacataggtgatatccaagacagctacaagtaccttggcatcccacaggctaatggaaaccatgaagaggccacaaggaagtcaaccacagccaaatacctccagagagtaaggcaggtcctgaaaagtcagctgaatggtaaaaacaaggtccgagccatcaacatgtacgcactaccagtcatcagataccccgctggtatcataaactggccaaaggaggagatagaagccacagatatcaagactagaaagctcctcaccatgcatggagggttccaccccaagtccagcaccctgagactatacactaagcggaaagagggaggccgagggctagtgagcgtcaagaccacggtccaggatgaaacatcgaaaatccgagaatacatcagaaagatggccccaaaggatgaactgctaagtgaatgtctcaggcagcagaaccctgatgagagtgcagaggaggaggaggaacagacaacctggagagacaaacccctacatggcatgtaccaccgtcagatagaggaagtggctgatatcaagaaatcctaccagtggctggataatgcaggactgacagacagcacagaggcactaatcatggcagcacaagaacaggccataagcacaagagccatagaggccaggatctaccagagtagatcagacccaagatgcagactgtgcaaagaagcccctgaaacagtccagcacatagtagcagggtgtaagatgctagctggatcagcgtacatggagaggcacaaccaagtggctgggatagtatacaggaacatctgcaaccagtatggaatagaaatacccaagtcccaatgggccataccacagaaggtggctgagaacaacagggccaagattctgtgggacttcagcttccagactgacaaacagatcctggctaaccaaccggacatagtggtggtggacaaagagcagaagagggtggtggtgatagatgtggcgatcccagctgacgccaacatcaggaagaaggaacatgagaaacttgagaagtatcaagggttgaaagagcagctggaacggatgtggaaggtcaagggttgcgtgatccccgtggtagtgggggcacttggggcagtaacccccaaactgggagagtggctccagcaaatcccaggaacaacatctgaagcctcagtccagaagagcgcagtcctaggaacatcgaagatactgcgcagaaccctcaaactcccaggcctctggtagaggacccgagcttgaggatgacatggataccacccccccgccgggggtgagaaggagattttttttttaatatatattaaaaaaaaaaatctccttctcacccccggcgggggggtggtatccatgtcatcctcaagctcgggtcctctaccagaggcctgggagtttgagggttctgcgcagtatcttcgatgttcctaggactgcgctcttctggactgaggcttcagatgttgttcctgggatttgctggagccactctcccagtttgggggttactgccccaagtacgCGCGcgtattttgtgtatatataatgtgtatacacGCGcgtattttgtgtatatataatgtgtatacgcACGcgtattttgtgtatatatgtgtatacgcGCGCGCATTTTGTATAATGTGTATACGCGCGCGCATTTTGTATAATGTGTATACGCGCGCGCATtttgtatatataatgtgtatacgcGCGCGCATtttgtatatataatgtgtatacgcGCGCGCATtttgtatatataatgtgtatacgcGCGCGCATtttgtatatataatgtgtatacgcGCGCGCATtttgtatatataatgtgtatacgcGCGCGCATtttgtatatataatgtgtatacgcGCGCGCGCATtttgtatatataatgtgtatacgcGCGCATTTTGTATATATAATGTGTTTACGCGCGCGCGCATtttgtatatataatgtgtatacgcGCGCGCGCATTttgtatattgaggtatttcactcacgtgaccaagtcatgtgacactgccattttggacggcacggctcgaatcagtttaaatgcgaggaaggcgacaaacgaaaaacataaaaggaaaaaggagcgagatgcagaaaacgccttcactatccagcgacgtagggcatttgcaGGGCGAGCAAAggaagaggtatttgcaaaaattgaggttagcagtcttggagaacgacgtttacctgcttccacaaggattgttcactgacagctaagatttgttcacattttcatttactttcggtcctcaggataaacaaaatgttattaaatgtcattgaaataacttcttagtctgttgagacatggcccgttataagtttttcctttactgtatttactagtttactgagcgcgctccggggcgggctggctggctggctggctagcgctccggggccggctggctggctagcgctccggggccggctggctggctagcgctccggggccggccggccggctagctagcgctccggggccggccggccggctagctagcgctccggggccggccggccggctagctagcgctccggggccggccggccggctagctagcgctccggggccggccggccggctagctcagtaaactagtaaatccagtaaaggaaaaacttgagactgaaaggttttaacagtcatccaaatgactgaatgtaaacattgctacagtaacataccagctactgttgttgacattagctagcttgccgtccaaaa from Neoarius graeffei isolate fNeoGra1 chromosome 24, fNeoGra1.pri, whole genome shotgun sequence harbors:
- the mtrfr gene encoding mitochondrial translation release factor in rescue → MFPLTFVMRVFCARLTRESQRRSQFCLSQAVGWPSIQVVGKKQRVDLPLLNEEDLEEQFVRGSGPGGQATNKTSNCVVLKHIPTGVVVKCHQTRSVELNRKRAREILQKKLDIVYKGEDSELLKQKEDSRIRKQIKRKKVSENLEKKRLFKKILVAGLKEEDGSG